In Acaryochloris marina S15, a single genomic region encodes these proteins:
- a CDS encoding zinc-binding alcohol dehydrogenase family protein, with translation MKAIGYQDAGPAADVLIEFETEKPQPGPKDLLVEVRGVSVNPVDVKLRASAQPDGEPRILGFDAAGVVQEVGSAVTQFRPGDEVFYAGDITRPGTNAPFHVVDERIVGRKPSSLGFTEAAGIPLTSITAWEMLFDSFGLKEGEGTGESLLVIGGAGGVGSILIQLAKKLTGLTVIATASREDTHAWVKKMGADYVVNHRNPLDEELKFLGINPRYVAALTHTDKHFAAIRKLIKPRGHMALIDDPDTLDVMSLKTKAISLSWEFMFTRSMFQTEDMDVQHQLLQRVSELLDNGTLISTVNHHGGRLNIENLRAAHEFQESGKAIGKTVLDGIH, from the coding sequence ATGAAAGCCATTGGGTATCAGGATGCAGGGCCAGCAGCAGATGTCCTGATCGAATTTGAAACAGAAAAACCCCAACCGGGTCCAAAAGACTTACTCGTGGAGGTCCGGGGGGTTTCTGTGAATCCCGTTGATGTCAAACTAAGGGCCAGTGCTCAACCCGATGGCGAGCCCCGCATTCTAGGGTTTGATGCCGCTGGGGTCGTGCAAGAAGTGGGCTCAGCCGTGACCCAGTTTCGCCCTGGTGACGAAGTGTTCTATGCAGGAGACATTACTCGCCCAGGAACCAATGCCCCATTTCATGTAGTCGATGAACGGATTGTGGGTCGCAAACCCTCATCCCTTGGGTTTACAGAAGCTGCTGGCATCCCCCTGACCAGTATTACCGCCTGGGAAATGCTCTTTGATAGCTTTGGACTCAAAGAAGGTGAAGGCACAGGGGAATCGCTGCTCGTGATCGGCGGTGCAGGGGGTGTGGGTTCGATTCTGATTCAGCTCGCAAAGAAACTCACAGGGCTGACCGTCATTGCCACGGCCTCCCGGGAGGATACCCATGCTTGGGTCAAGAAAATGGGAGCAGATTACGTGGTCAATCACCGTAACCCCCTAGACGAAGAGCTGAAGTTTCTGGGCATTAACCCTCGCTATGTGGCAGCCCTAACCCACACGGATAAGCATTTTGCCGCTATCCGGAAACTGATTAAACCACGGGGGCATATGGCTCTGATTGATGATCCGGACACTCTGGATGTGATGTCTCTGAAAACCAAAGCGATTTCTTTGAGCTGGGAATTTATGTTCACCCGGTCCATGTTCCAAACCGAGGATATGGACGTCCAGCATCAATTGCTACAGCGAGTCTCAGAGTTGCTAGATAATGGCACGCTGATCTCGACGGTCAATCACCATGGTGGCCGTCTCAATATTGAAAATCTGCGGGCTGCCCATGAATTCCAAGAAAGCGGTAAGGCCATTGGCAAAACTGTATTAGACGGTATTCATTAA
- a CDS encoding DUF2809 domain-containing protein codes for MRFNTYYCAWSIILFLIELYIALHIDDNFIRPYIGDLLVVILIYAIVRAFFKVSIMTAAIGVLIFSFAVEVLQSFKIVEILGLGASQLARTIIGTTFSWEDLVAYSIGIIILLCFEKAIGPYKREWYSIQ; via the coding sequence ATGAGATTTAATACCTATTACTGTGCCTGGTCGATCATTCTATTTTTGATAGAGCTGTATATCGCACTCCATATTGATGACAACTTTATTCGCCCGTATATCGGTGACCTCTTAGTCGTTATTTTGATTTACGCAATCGTTAGAGCATTCTTTAAAGTTTCAATTATGACCGCTGCTATCGGTGTTCTCATATTCTCATTTGCAGTTGAAGTTCTGCAGTCCTTTAAAATCGTAGAAATTCTAGGATTAGGAGCATCGCAATTGGCAAGGACCATCATTGGCACCACCTTTAGCTGGGAAGATTTAGTGGCCTATAGCATAGGGATTATTATTCTGCTCTGCTTTGAGAAAGCTATAGGCCCCTACAAAAGAGAGTGGTATTCCATTCAATAA
- a CDS encoding BON domain-containing protein: protein MKYPTLVMAFLLATFTVDVAAVKAEDLVQSQADETALLAGKRKGFRRGGFKNRRRLHQRRFRRFPNRNFRHRKVRRFPGRVRHRPFHRRRTFHHRRRFGRQFRHYPFRRRYRHYSPYYHPFSRRLYLHHSTFPSRRSYIAPEHRGPEGKYDHQGLAKRVILGMVADPDLKPLVATLDIQQKGDTVFLSGEVPDQDALDKVIELVKNTKGAKKVEATEVLVLSESE from the coding sequence ATGAAGTACCCAACTCTAGTCATGGCATTCTTGCTAGCTACCTTCACTGTAGATGTGGCAGCTGTTAAAGCAGAAGACCTTGTGCAGTCTCAAGCGGATGAAACCGCTTTATTAGCAGGCAAACGCAAAGGTTTCCGGCGTGGTGGTTTTAAGAACCGGCGCCGATTGCATCAGCGCCGTTTTAGACGATTTCCCAATCGAAATTTTCGGCATCGTAAGGTTCGACGTTTCCCTGGACGAGTTCGCCATCGGCCTTTCCACCGCCGTCGAACCTTTCACCATCGTCGCCGGTTTGGACGACAATTTCGACACTACCCCTTTCGTAGGCGCTATCGTCACTATTCACCCTACTACCATCCATTCTCCCGGAGACTGTACCTACATCACTCGACCTTTCCCAGCCGGCGATCCTACATCGCACCTGAACATCGCGGACCAGAAGGTAAATACGATCACCAAGGCCTCGCTAAGCGGGTGATTTTAGGAATGGTTGCTGATCCAGATCTGAAGCCCTTGGTGGCAACGTTGGATATTCAACAAAAGGGAGACACAGTATTCCTAAGTGGTGAGGTTCCCGATCAGGATGCTTTAGACAAAGTAATTGAACTGGTCAAAAATACCAAAGGTGCTAAAAAAGTCGAGGCCACTGAGGTGCTTGTGCTGTCTGAATCTGAATAA
- a CDS encoding LysR family transcriptional regulator, with the protein MDILSLRLFLRIAARGGVSAAAQDLSLSPASASARLVKLEEIVGFRLFNRTTRAVSLTTDGEAFLPYAQQMIETLETGLSAVKGQGSEAEGVLRITMPGSFGRMYIIPALAEFHARHPLVSLDLRLSDEVLDVVEGAYDLIIRNAPLADSSLILRKLAADRRILVASPTYLEEYGTPSTPDDLAAHQCVSLAEVTKWKFKNGQAISVPHSFVVNDGEALRKMLEQGLGIGIKSVWNASESLKSGLLVEVLPEFPLMVDVSIWLLYPSRRIIAPKVYAMIDFLLERFQPVPPWER; encoded by the coding sequence ATGGATATTTTATCCCTCCGTTTGTTTTTGAGGATTGCCGCCCGGGGTGGGGTCTCGGCGGCGGCGCAGGACCTCTCCCTATCTCCTGCCAGTGCCAGTGCCCGTCTGGTGAAACTTGAAGAAATAGTCGGCTTTCGTCTGTTCAACCGAACCACCCGAGCTGTCTCTTTGACCACTGATGGTGAGGCATTTTTGCCCTATGCCCAGCAGATGATTGAAACCCTAGAAACGGGGCTAAGTGCTGTCAAGGGGCAGGGGTCAGAGGCGGAAGGGGTACTGCGAATTACCATGCCTGGTTCCTTTGGCCGGATGTATATCATTCCAGCTTTGGCTGAATTCCATGCCCGCCATCCGTTGGTCAGCCTTGATTTACGACTATCGGATGAGGTGTTGGATGTGGTGGAAGGGGCCTATGATCTGATTATCCGCAATGCCCCCTTGGCCGATAGCAGTCTGATTTTGCGAAAGTTAGCTGCTGATCGGCGGATTCTGGTCGCTTCTCCCACCTATCTTGAGGAGTATGGGACGCCTTCAACGCCTGATGATCTTGCAGCGCATCAATGTGTCAGCTTGGCCGAAGTGACGAAGTGGAAGTTTAAAAACGGACAGGCCATTAGCGTTCCCCACTCATTTGTGGTTAACGACGGTGAGGCCCTGCGTAAAATGCTGGAGCAGGGGCTGGGAATAGGCATTAAGTCTGTCTGGAATGCCAGTGAAAGTTTGAAATCTGGGCTGCTGGTTGAGGTACTGCCAGAATTTCCACTGATGGTAGATGTCTCGATTTGGCTGCTGTATCCGAGTCGTCGGATTATTGCTCCAAAGGTTTATGCCATGATTGATTTTCTACTAGAACGGTTCCAGCCTGTTCCGCCTTGGGAGCGCTAG
- a CDS encoding diguanylate cyclase produces the protein MTVHHHSGVPARQPWATRGQLIFFPSIMLLLLIGILVGGQSLRQQIQTQDKSLELNLVRGVHDFNQLQREVNRLRLQLVHSHSTNTKDFTLQLKITQSRFTIIQRHFLSRSLDTQVSTIKDHLVRSWLSLKPDLKQWQQEPTNTKVQSRIIDQLEKLELDINQVSLLNQRQQWQEYQSRIQRHSHSLQLLSIITILFCGFTLLVGYSLVQFMRTRQHLLETVEQLATIDDVTQIANRRHFNAVFIQEWERMLREQSCLSLLLCDVDCFKAYNDHYGHQAGDSCLFQIAQTIHSCMRRPSDFAARYGGEEFVIILPHTQLSGAQAQASVIQENLQKLALAHTESIISDYVTISIGIASGIPQLELDSHQIIEQADKALYQAKAQGRNRSCSSEF, from the coding sequence ATGACAGTGCATCATCATTCCGGCGTGCCAGCTCGACAGCCCTGGGCAACACGGGGGCAGCTCATATTTTTCCCCAGCATTATGCTTCTCCTACTGATCGGGATTTTAGTAGGTGGACAATCTTTACGACAACAGATTCAGACTCAAGACAAGTCTTTAGAACTTAACTTAGTGAGGGGAGTGCATGACTTCAACCAACTTCAGCGGGAAGTCAATCGTCTCCGACTGCAGCTCGTGCATAGCCATTCCACCAATACCAAAGACTTCACTCTGCAACTCAAGATTACTCAAAGCCGATTTACGATTATTCAGCGGCACTTTCTATCGCGTAGCTTAGATACCCAAGTTTCCACCATTAAAGATCATTTAGTCCGATCATGGTTGTCCTTAAAACCTGATCTCAAACAATGGCAACAAGAACCCACTAACACCAAGGTCCAAAGTAGAATTATTGACCAGCTGGAAAAACTAGAACTCGATATCAACCAAGTTTCCCTTCTCAATCAACGTCAACAATGGCAGGAATATCAAAGTCGAATTCAACGTCATTCCCATTCGTTACAGCTACTGAGTATCATCACCATTTTGTTTTGTGGGTTTACCCTGTTAGTCGGCTATTCGTTGGTGCAATTTATGCGTACCCGCCAGCATTTACTAGAAACAGTAGAACAGCTCGCCACCATTGATGATGTCACCCAAATTGCCAATCGACGACACTTTAATGCCGTTTTTATCCAAGAGTGGGAAAGAATGCTTCGCGAGCAATCTTGCTTATCTTTACTCCTATGTGATGTTGATTGTTTCAAGGCCTACAACGATCATTATGGTCATCAAGCAGGGGATAGTTGCTTATTTCAAATTGCCCAAACCATTCATAGCTGTATGCGCAGACCCAGTGATTTTGCTGCTCGATATGGAGGCGAGGAATTTGTGATTATTCTGCCCCATACCCAGCTTTCTGGGGCTCAAGCTCAAGCGAGTGTTATTCAAGAGAACCTTCAAAAGCTAGCCTTGGCCCATACTGAGTCCATCATTAGTGACTATGTCACTATCAGTATTGGTATTGCCAGTGGGATTCCACAACTAGAACTGGATTCCCACCAGATCATTGAACAGGCAGATAAAGCACTTTACCAAGCTAAAGCTCAGGGCCGTAATCGTTCCTGCTCCAGCGAATTCTAA
- a CDS encoding enoyl-CoA hydratase/isomerase family protein: MNYDTFTTFNVEIENAIAWVTFDYPPVNIQGLPMLADLSMLAQKLETDRIIKVVVFQSAHPEIFVAHADTNFLKDMSGTAIPRDEVKLLDLQVVLERISKLPQATIAKIEGFARGGGHEFALACDMRFAARGKAKFMQMEVAMGILPCGGGASRMARQIGLGRALEIILGAKDFDADQAEAYGTINKALDPDEIGPFVEALANRIALWPAESINACKQTVYASIDKPIDKALQEEAYWLYQATSQTPALKRFTWADENGAQFDMNNQRGWQEMVVSVQEIQ; this comes from the coding sequence ATGAACTACGACACTTTCACTACTTTCAACGTTGAGATCGAAAACGCCATCGCTTGGGTCACCTTCGACTATCCACCCGTCAATATTCAGGGCCTGCCGATGCTGGCCGATCTCAGTATGCTAGCCCAAAAGCTGGAAACGGATCGCATCATCAAAGTCGTGGTGTTTCAATCTGCCCATCCCGAAATTTTTGTGGCCCATGCCGACACGAATTTCCTTAAAGACATGTCTGGGACCGCAATCCCTCGCGACGAAGTCAAACTCCTCGATTTGCAGGTGGTTCTAGAGCGGATTAGCAAGCTGCCCCAGGCCACCATTGCCAAGATAGAAGGCTTTGCCCGCGGTGGCGGTCACGAATTTGCCCTGGCCTGCGATATGCGGTTTGCCGCCCGAGGCAAAGCCAAGTTTATGCAGATGGAAGTCGCCATGGGCATCCTTCCCTGTGGCGGTGGCGCCTCCCGGATGGCGCGTCAGATCGGTCTAGGGCGAGCCCTGGAAATTATTTTAGGTGCAAAAGACTTTGATGCCGACCAGGCCGAAGCCTATGGCACCATCAACAAAGCCCTTGACCCCGACGAGATTGGCCCGTTTGTGGAAGCCTTGGCCAACCGGATCGCCCTCTGGCCCGCTGAATCGATCAACGCCTGCAAACAAACCGTCTACGCCTCCATCGACAAACCCATTGACAAAGCTCTGCAGGAAGAAGCCTATTGGCTCTATCAGGCCACTAGTCAGACCCCGGCCTTAAAGCGCTTTACCTGGGCAGATGAGAACGGAGCCCAGTTCGACATGAACAACCAACGCGGTTGGCAAGAAATGGTCGTTAGTGTGCAGGAGATCCAATAA
- a CDS encoding IS4 family transposase — translation MHHHQSVSIRQISQGRAEQVGFYRFLENENVSISELVKSLCDHCQQQVKGRHVLAVSDTSEVNLQSHSGRLKLEELGVVGNDRDVGFFIHPTLALDAGTGFPLGLSALQLWTRDPNRPTVKDRGGYQNLPIEEKESFKWLASAERSQHCLKTGGASLVTHIGDRESDLYEEWATVPDAFNHLLVRVRQDRRLLGQSKSLYGYLKSRWGIGFTTITIEYESRTQRMARDAKLLIRCAPVKIQRPEHLKELDYPPSIQLYAIEAVEQTTPKGQNPIHWRLLTTHTVESLEQALQILEWYKFRWRIERLFAQLKKTGLDLESTQLESGEAIQRLTVLALSVAIATLQMVEGRDEPQWPASITFTDEQQQYLKQIAPTVQGKTTKLQNPYPINSLAWATWIVARLGGWKGYQSQRPPGTATLTHGLKRFETMFFAWEIAQNRLMCTP, via the coding sequence ATTCATCACCATCAGAGCGTAAGCATCCGTCAAATCAGCCAAGGTCGCGCAGAGCAAGTGGGCTTCTATCGCTTCTTAGAGAATGAAAACGTGTCCATATCTGAGTTGGTCAAAAGCCTCTGTGACCACTGCCAGCAACAAGTCAAAGGACGACACGTTTTAGCCGTCAGTGATACAAGTGAGGTCAACTTACAATCTCATTCAGGACGCTTAAAGCTAGAAGAGTTGGGTGTTGTCGGCAATGATCGCGATGTGGGCTTTTTTATTCACCCGACCCTCGCCTTAGATGCAGGGACTGGTTTCCCGTTAGGATTGAGTGCACTTCAACTGTGGACTCGGGACCCGAATCGTCCAACCGTCAAAGATAGAGGAGGATATCAAAACCTGCCGATTGAGGAGAAAGAATCCTTCAAATGGTTAGCATCTGCTGAGCGAAGTCAACACTGTCTGAAGACAGGAGGGGCTAGCCTGGTCACTCATATCGGTGACCGAGAATCGGACTTATATGAAGAGTGGGCAACGGTTCCCGATGCATTCAATCATCTCCTAGTCAGGGTTCGTCAAGACCGTCGTCTGCTAGGTCAATCCAAATCACTCTATGGATATCTCAAATCACGGTGGGGGATTGGATTTACCACGATTACGATTGAGTACGAATCCCGTACTCAGCGGATGGCTAGAGATGCAAAGCTACTGATCCGCTGTGCTCCAGTCAAAATTCAACGACCTGAACATTTGAAGGAATTGGACTATCCACCGAGTATTCAACTGTATGCCATCGAAGCGGTAGAACAGACAACGCCCAAAGGTCAGAACCCGATTCATTGGCGCTTATTGACCACTCACACGGTGGAATCCCTTGAGCAAGCGCTACAAATTCTGGAATGGTACAAATTCAGGTGGAGAATTGAGCGGCTTTTCGCGCAACTCAAGAAGACGGGGTTAGATCTTGAATCGACGCAACTCGAATCGGGTGAAGCAATTCAGCGCCTCACCGTCTTAGCCTTATCGGTTGCGATTGCGACATTGCAAATGGTGGAAGGACGAGACGAGCCACAATGGCCTGCATCTATCACTTTTACCGATGAACAGCAGCAATACCTGAAACAAATTGCCCCCACAGTCCAAGGTAAAACTACAAAGCTACAAAATCCTTATCCGATTAACTCCTTGGCCTGGGCAACTTGGATTGTTGCCCGCCTGGGTGGATGGAAGGGGTATCAGTCTCAAAGACCTCCAGGCACAGCAACGCTAACCCATGGCCTAAAACGGTTTGAGACGATGTTCTTTGCATGGGAAATAGCTCAAAACCGACTTATGTGTACACCGTAG
- a CDS encoding SMI1/KNR4 family protein, translating to MELLISSLEKILDVWKQDRADFIELLQPGLNIQDIQQYVSNLPFQLPQEVYQLYHWRNGVQILEFHDISLDFIPGFWFLPLAETLKTYKHLKEFKKNCTFLKDKAYHRPWFPILSSDLGYFLVLGDRNTFISSPVFFLSWNSGDLTFETRYPSLTSMMTVIAECYESGAYYFETKVMDQFGTIVEFLEEDPQEASRIRLKYL from the coding sequence ATGGAATTGTTAATCTCTTCACTGGAAAAAATCTTGGATGTTTGGAAACAAGATAGAGCAGATTTTATTGAGCTTCTTCAACCAGGCCTCAATATTCAAGACATTCAACAATATGTGTCTAATCTGCCATTTCAATTACCTCAAGAAGTTTATCAGCTCTATCATTGGCGAAATGGTGTTCAGATTCTAGAATTCCACGATATTTCACTTGATTTTATCCCCGGCTTTTGGTTTTTACCATTGGCAGAGACACTCAAGACATATAAGCATTTAAAGGAGTTCAAGAAAAACTGCACTTTTTTAAAAGACAAAGCCTACCATCGGCCATGGTTTCCTATCTTGAGCAGCGATTTAGGATACTTTCTAGTTCTTGGTGATAGAAATACGTTTATATCCTCTCCTGTATTCTTTTTAAGCTGGAATAGCGGAGATTTAACCTTTGAAACTAGATATCCTAGCTTAACTAGCATGATGACCGTAATTGCAGAGTGCTATGAGTCAGGTGCTTACTACTTTGAGACAAAGGTGATGGATCAATTTGGCACTATTGTTGAATTTTTAGAAGAGGATCCACAAGAAGCTTCTAGAATTAGACTTAAGTATTTATAA
- a CDS encoding SDR family NAD(P)-dependent oxidoreductase, translating into MTKTILITGSTDGIGLETAKMLVSEGHRVLLHGRNPTKLEAAAKSLSTLPGSVENYVSDLSRMTDVVSLAKAVAENHSTLDVLINNAGVYKTPNTITQDGLDVRFAVNTLAPYLLTQELRPLMSTSGRLINVSSAAQSPVNLEALAGRVQFTEDFTAYAQSKLALTMWSRSLALSPQGDGLTIIAVNPGSMLGSKMVKEGFGVAGGDLRIGADILTRAALTDEFSAASGQYFDNDKGQFASPHADALDPQKCQKVVNAIETLLADI; encoded by the coding sequence ATGACAAAAACGATTCTGATTACAGGTTCCACCGATGGCATTGGCTTAGAAACAGCCAAGATGCTGGTCTCAGAAGGTCATAGAGTGCTGTTGCATGGGCGCAATCCCACCAAGCTGGAGGCAGCCGCAAAATCCCTCTCTACTCTGCCGGGCAGTGTCGAAAACTATGTTTCCGATTTGTCTCGGATGACTGATGTGGTGTCACTGGCAAAGGCTGTCGCTGAAAACCACTCTACGTTGGATGTCCTGATCAACAACGCAGGGGTCTACAAAACACCTAATACGATCACTCAGGATGGGCTTGATGTTCGCTTTGCTGTAAATACACTCGCCCCTTATCTACTAACCCAGGAACTCCGACCATTGATGTCTACCTCTGGACGGCTCATCAATGTATCCTCCGCCGCTCAGTCCCCCGTTAATCTAGAGGCCTTGGCTGGACGGGTCCAGTTCACCGAAGACTTCACGGCTTATGCCCAAAGCAAGCTGGCACTGACCATGTGGTCCCGTAGTTTGGCCCTTTCACCTCAGGGTGATGGCCTGACCATTATCGCGGTGAATCCGGGTTCGATGCTGGGCAGCAAGATGGTGAAAGAGGGCTTTGGAGTCGCAGGGGGCGATCTTCGGATTGGCGCGGACATATTGACTCGTGCAGCCCTGACCGATGAGTTTTCTGCTGCCTCTGGCCAGTATTTTGACAACGATAAAGGTCAGTTTGCTTCGCCCCATGCCGATGCTCTTGATCCACAGAAATGTCAGAAGGTTGTAAATGCGATTGAAACCTTGTTAGCAGACATATAG
- a CDS encoding LLM class oxidoreductase: MNRECNTLKPVEDIGFQPINRGYNSVFRPNRLSLGLVVPIETYPTGPVPTLKRHLERVQLAEELGFSSVWLRDVPFNVPSFGDAGQTYDPFVYLGLLAGQTQRIALGVASIILPMRHPAHVAKAAATADVLSGGRLILGVASGDRPEEYPALNLSFEERGSAFRESFDYIRQMGENSPTFENAFGSPNSGMDMLPKPTSVKLPLLITGGSQQAPEWIARNGDGWMTYPRDTVMQARVIRDWRARVEALDGTDKPIMQPLYLDLTEAPDTRPQPIHLGFRLGVNSLRAYLKSLEQIGMNHVALNLRFNHADIETTLKRLAEDILPEFTVCND, from the coding sequence ATGAACAGGGAATGCAATACCCTCAAGCCTGTGGAAGATATCGGGTTTCAGCCGATTAATCGGGGATACAACTCTGTGTTTCGTCCAAACCGATTAAGCCTTGGCTTAGTAGTGCCGATCGAGACTTACCCAACAGGGCCAGTCCCCACCCTGAAACGTCACCTTGAACGAGTCCAGCTAGCCGAAGAATTGGGCTTTTCGTCCGTTTGGTTACGGGATGTGCCCTTCAACGTGCCCTCCTTTGGGGATGCAGGGCAGACCTACGATCCCTTTGTTTATTTGGGACTGTTAGCAGGCCAAACTCAGCGAATCGCTCTCGGAGTTGCCAGCATTATTTTACCCATGCGACATCCAGCCCATGTGGCCAAGGCCGCCGCTACCGCTGATGTCCTGTCAGGAGGACGGCTAATTCTGGGGGTGGCTTCGGGGGACCGACCAGAGGAGTATCCAGCGCTCAACCTCTCCTTTGAAGAACGTGGGTCTGCGTTTCGGGAGAGTTTTGACTACATCCGGCAGATGGGTGAGAATTCACCCACCTTTGAAAATGCGTTTGGCAGCCCGAATAGTGGGATGGATATGTTGCCTAAACCGACCTCGGTCAAACTGCCCCTACTGATTACGGGAGGCAGTCAACAAGCCCCCGAGTGGATTGCGCGGAACGGGGACGGCTGGATGACTTATCCACGGGATACGGTTATGCAAGCACGGGTCATTCGCGATTGGCGGGCACGGGTTGAAGCATTAGACGGTACTGACAAACCAATCATGCAGCCGCTGTATTTAGATCTAACCGAAGCCCCCGACACCCGGCCACAACCGATCCATCTGGGATTCCGGTTAGGAGTGAACTCCCTGCGGGCCTATCTCAAATCCCTAGAACAAATCGGCATGAACCATGTAGCACTGAACTTGCGATTTAACCACGCGGATATTGAAACAACCTTAAAACGTTTGGCCGAGGATATCTTGCCAGAATTTACGGTCTGCAATGATTGA
- a CDS encoding molybdopterin-dependent oxidoreductase, producing MHNRRQWIVPALVLFMGGCATDAKFDDVYTQITPPQLQTGQPIPLPKNEPILKVTGRLGTTNQDDHIIMDRQTIESLGLVEYSVLDLFEQQDRVFQGVLMRDLLDLWQVDPKARAIHLKALNDYNIQVPIVWLQQYPVIFALQQDGEHMQSDYRGPAMLVFPYQQFPSVSELAEKSYWIWQIAEINVQ from the coding sequence ATGCATAACCGTCGACAATGGATAGTTCCCGCCCTGGTCTTATTCATGGGAGGTTGTGCCACAGACGCTAAATTTGACGATGTTTATACCCAAATAACACCCCCACAACTACAAACGGGGCAACCCATTCCTTTGCCAAAAAATGAGCCCATCCTTAAGGTCACAGGTCGATTGGGAACCACCAATCAAGACGATCACATCATCATGGACCGGCAAACCATCGAATCCCTCGGGTTAGTCGAATATTCCGTATTAGATTTATTTGAACAGCAAGATCGGGTATTTCAAGGCGTTTTGATGCGAGACTTGCTCGATCTCTGGCAGGTTGATCCCAAAGCAAGAGCCATACATCTTAAAGCACTTAACGATTACAACATCCAGGTTCCCATCGTTTGGCTCCAGCAATATCCTGTTATTTTTGCCCTACAACAAGATGGTGAACATATGCAGTCTGATTACAGAGGACCCGCAATGCTGGTATTTCCGTATCAACAATTCCCCTCCGTATCAGAATTGGCAGAAAAATCCTACTGGATCTGGCAAATCGCAGAAATTAATGTGCAGTAA